In Streptomyces sp. HUAS ZL42, the DNA window AGTAGAAGTAGTACTTCCCGTCCTTCTCGGCGATCGTCGGCGCCCAGGCCCTGCTGTCGGCCCAGGACACGTCCGGGCCGAGGTCGAGGATGACGCCGTGGTCCTGCCAGTGGACCAGGTCGGTGGAGGAGTACGCCTTGAACTGCGTGCCGCTCCAGCCCGGGAAGCCGTCGGTGGTCGGGTACATGTAGAAGGTGTCGCCGAACCGCACGATGTTCGGGTCGGCGTTGAGTCCCGGCAGGACCGGGCTCTTCATGATCAGCGCCGACACGGTCCAGGTGCGCTTCTTGCCGTCCGAACCGGTGACCTCGTACGTCACCGGCTTGCTGAAGTCCTGCACGCTGCCGGAGGCCGGGCTGATCGCCGCGCCGTGGGCGAGGGTGAACTCCGGTGCCAGCGCGGTGAGATCGGTGCCCTCCGTCAGGGGCAGCGTGATCCTGCTGTCCGCGTTGTCGATGAGGGCGTCGACCTTCAGCGCCGGGTGCGTCGCCTTTGCGATGCCCGCGGTGTTGCCGCTGAGCTCCATGACCTCCGTGGCCGACAAGGCCCGGTCGTAGATGCGGAAGTCGTCGACCTCGCCGCCGAAGTACGGGTCGGCCGAGTACAGGGAGCGGCCGATGTAGCCGCTGTAGCCCCTGTTGGCGTCGTACAGCTCGGACGGCTTGATGGTGGTCGTCGTACGGGCCGCCTCGACGCCGTCGACGTAGAGGACCATCGCGCCGGTCGAGCCGTCGAGGGTGACGGTGACGTGCCGCCACTCTCCGGGGGTGAGCTGCGATCCGGCCGTCAGTTTCGACTCCGCCGACCAGCTCGCCTTCGTGATCGCCGAGTAGAGGCTGGAACCGCCGTTGGAGGGGGTGGCGAAGAGGTACTTGTTGCTGTCGGGCCCGAGCCCGAACAGCCACTGGAAGTTGCTGCCGCCCGTCCACTTGGCGTACGTCGACACGGTCACACTGTCGGCGTTCCTCAGCACTCCGTTCGGGATCCTCACGTACGGCGAGGTGGTGGAGGTGCTGGAGCCGCCGGACATCTTGAACGAGCCGCCCTCCACGCCCGTGCCGAAGTCGGGCGTGCGGACATACGTGCCGTGATAGCCGTGACCGCTGGAGTCACGGGCGATGTTGCCGCCTGTCTCGTCGAAGCCGTAGTGCAGGAGCAGGTCGGCCGGGATGTCCGGTCCCTCCTCGGAGACGGTGACCTCGGCGTGGACCGGGATCGCGGCGCCGTCCGGCAGGCTGCCCGTCACCGTGAAGGTGCCGGCCTGCGCGTAGTCCGACTCCGGGACGTCCTCCCAGGTCACGGCGACGGGACGCTTGACTCCGTCGGCGTACTCGGCGATCACGGTGGCCGGCAGGACGGGGGCCTCACCGATCCGCGTCTTCACCGACACGTCCTCGACGCTCTCCACGAGCTGATCGGGCTGGTAGGCGCGCAGCAGCCGGTCGTACTCGGCCTGGGTGACCGGGAGCACGGTGCCGTGGCGGGGCTTGGCCGGCAGGTCGTAGCCGGCGGACGGGGTCCAGGCGCCGGAGGCGAGGTCCGTCGTCTCGAACGGGATGTAGCCGCGGCCGCCGAACTCGTCGAGGAACGCGTACCACTTCTCCTCGGTGTTCGACTTGAAGACCAGCGGGCCCTCGGCGGCGTTCATCGCGCCCTTGCCGATGCCCTCCGCGACCGCGTCCCAGGACAGGTCGAGGAGCGAGTCGCTCTTCTCCTCGAAGATGAACTTGCTGTTGGGGGTGGAGGAGGTGTTGTTCCGCTCGTCCTTGGACAGGCGGTAGTAGGTCCCGTCGTGCTGGATCACCGTGGAGTCGATGACCGAGTAGCCGCGGTCGATCCAGACCTTGGGCTCGCTGAAGGTGTAGAAGTCACGCGTGGTGGCGTACATCATGCGGTTGTACGTGTCGCCGGAGTGCGCGGCGTTGTCGTACAGCTTCGAAGCCCAGAAGACCACGTACTCGCCCAGCTGCGCGTCGTAGAACGCCTCCGGCGCCCAGGTGTTGCCCGCGCTGTCGGGCGATACCTTGACCAGCCGCTGGTTCGTCCAGTGGACGAGGTCGGTGGACTCCCAGACCATGATGGACTTGCTGCCGGTGCGCTGGGCGGCGTCCCAGTCGCCGTTGCCGTAGATCCTGAGGTCGGTGGCGATCTGGTAGAACTTGTCGCCCTCGGGGGAGCGGATGATGAACGGGTCGCGCAGGCCCTTCTCGCCGAGGGCGGAGGTCAGGACCGGCTTGCCGTCGTTCAGCTCACGCCACTTCAGCGGGTCGTTGCCCTTGCTGAGGGCGAAGTAGAGCTGTTCGCCGTCCGAGGTGCCCTCGCCGGTGAAGTAGCTGAACATGTAGCCGTTCAGGGCTTCCTTCTGCGGCAGTTCGGGCACGTTCGCGGTGAAGGTGCGGGTCGCCTTCGCCTCGCCCTTGGTGACGGTGGCGGTCAGCTCGGCGGTGGTGGCGCCGTCGCCGTGCGCGGGCCGGTGAACCACGCCGTCGGCCGAGACGACGTCGGGCTTCGCCGAGGTCCAGGCGACCGTCGTGCCGTAGGCGCCGTCGGTGGGGAGCGTGAGGTTGCCGCGCACGTCGTCGAGGTTGTGGACGGTGAGGGCCTCGGCTGCCTGCCGTGCGGCCGTCTGGTCGTCGAAGGCGGCCAGGACCGTGACCTCGAAGGTCTTGGTGTCGGTCACGGGGCCCTTCTTCAGGGTTGCCGTGAGCGTGACGTGGGCGTCGGGTTCACCCGCGGCGGGGCGGGTGACGGTCCCGGTGGTGGAGACGACGGCGGGGTTGTCGCTCGCCCAGCTGATCGTGGAGCCGCCGGCGCCGCCGGTCGTCGGCAGGGCGAGGTCGGCCGTGACACCGCTGGTGTCGCCGAGGCTGAGTGCGGCCTTGTCGTCGGCGACGCCCTGCGTGTCCACAGGCAGGGCGAGCTGCTCGACCTCGGACCCGGTGAGCGCCCGGTCGTACAGGCGGAAGTCGCGGATCCTGCCCGTGAAGAGCTTGTCGCCGGAGTAGACGGACTTGCCGATGTAGTTGGCGGTGGTGGTGCCGGAACCGATGGCGCCGGGGGTGATGGTGACGGCGGTGTTGCGGCCGACCTCGGCGCCGTCCTCGTACAGCACGCCCGTGTTGCCGCTCTGGGTGTAGGAGACGTGCTTCCACACCGAGCGGGTCAGGCTGTGGGAGTCGGACGGCTTGGTCGTCTGCTCCGTGGACCAGTTGCCGGTGGCGATCGACGTGCGGAAGGAGTTGCCGGTCGTGAAGAGATAGCCGTTGCCGCTGCTGCCGCTGGAGTTGCCGAAGCCGTAGATGAAGTAGGGCGTGGTCTGGGCCGAGTCGATCAGCACGTCCATCGAGACGGTGATCGCGTTCATGCCCTTCATCACGTCGTTCGGCACCTTGATGTAGGTGTCGGTGCCGTTGAAGGCGAGCCCCTGACCGGTTTCCGACCAGTTGGCGGTGCCGTTGACCGTGCCGTCCCGGCCGTGGCCGGAGGCGTCGGCCACCGTGCTGCCGGCGGCCGTGTCGAGCTTGTACCATAGGGCCAGACCGTCGGTGATGTCCGCCGCCTGTGCGGGAGTGGCGGGTCCGGCGAGGCCCACGATCAGTGACGCGGCGGTCAGTCCGGCGAGATGGCCCGCCCAACGTCTTGCGCGACTGCGTAGACGTGCGATGTACGGCATGTCGAGTTCCCTGCTGAGACATGGCTGATGAACGAGCCGCGGGTGCCCTGCTGTTACGGCAGTGTGACGTCGTGTTGCGAGAGTGTCAGTCGGCGTCCGGTGCAGCGTCAAGAGGTTTCGAACAATGTCCGACAGGTCGAACGCTTACGTCGAGTTCTTCGCAGGGGCCGGACCGAAACGGTGCCTTGAGCAGGCACGCCACGAACCCCCGTCTGGGCTCGAGAAGTTCACGGACCGCCGACGTCCACCTGGGCGCGCACGGAGTCCCGCAACCGGCGCAGCTCGTCCGCGGGCCTGCCCAGACCGTTGATCCGCAGCCGGGCGGCCTCGACGCGCGGGTCGCGGTGGACGGTGAAGGCGAGGTCCAGGGCCTGGCGCACCATCCACTGGTCGTACGCCAGCAGCCGGCCCGCGTACGCCTGCGCCTCGACGAGATCGGCGTCCGTCACATCGAGCTCGCCCACACGGCCGCGCAGCCGGTGCAGGACCACGCTCTGCCGTCCGGCTTCCTGAGCCGCCTGACAGGACACCGGCCCCGGTTCACCGCAGGCGGCCACCGCCAGGTCGACCGGGCGCTGGGCGGCGACCACCTCGTCCAGCAGTACGGCCAGGGCCCGTACTTGCGCGGCGCGCGACGGCCGGGCGGGTGCGGGGCCGCGGCGCAGACGTGCCAGGAGGCGTGCGGCACGCAGCCACAGCCCGCCCGGAGGCGGGACGGATACCGTCGGCGGGGTCATGGCACCTCCTGGCCAGCGGTGCGGGTTCCCCTCCCAGTGTGTTCCATGGCAGGGCCTGCGACACCGATGCGTCAAGCCCGCCCGTGCGCCTCCTGCGAGCGCCGTGACAGCGAGTCGATGACCACCGCGGCGAAGAGCACGCCACCTGTGATCACGAACTGCAGGGCGGCCGGCGTGTCCGTGATCGCCATCCCCGAGGCGATGGACTGGATCACGAGAATGCCGAGCACCGCCGACCACGTCGTACCGCGTCCCCCGAACAGGCTGGTGCCACCGATGACGGCTGCCGCGATGGCGTTGAGCAGCAGCACGCCCGAGCCCGACCCCTGGCTCACCGAGGTGATGCGTGAGGCCAGGAAGAGCCCGCCGATGGCGGCCATGGTGCCCGAGACCGCGAGCACCGCGGTCTGCACTCCCGTCACGTTGAGGCTGGCGCGACGGGCCGCCTCGACACCGCCCCCGAGAGCGTAGACCTGCCGCCCGTAGTGCGTGCGACGGAGCACGATGTCGAGGCCGGCCACCAGCACCAGGAAGACCAGAAGGGCGAGCGGCAGACCTTGGAACCGGTTGAGCAGATACGCGGCGGTGAACGCGATCACCGCGAGCCCTCCGGTGCGCACCCCGATTTCCGCGAGCGAGCGGTGCGGCATGCCGACGGCCTTGCGGCGCCGCCTGTCCTGGTAGGACGCGAGGAAGACCATGCCCGCACCGACCGCCGCCACCCCGTAGGCGACGCCGTCATTGGTGAAGTAATGGCTGGTCAGCTTGGCGACGAGCCCGTTCTCGTCCAGGTTGACGGTGCCGCTGGTGCCGAGGATGTAGAGCATGATGCCGTTCCAGGTGAGCAGCCCCGCCAGGGTGACGACGAACGCCGGTACCCGGGTCTTTGCGAAGGAGAAGCCCTGGACGGTCCCCGCCGCAGTACCCGCGAGCACCGCGACGACGAGGGCGAGCCATTCCGGCACGCCGTTGTTCACGTTCAGCACGGCGAAGACGGCCGCCGCCAGTCCGCTGATCGATCCGACCGACAGGTCGAGCTCCCCGATCAGCAGGACGAAGACGATGCCGACGGCGATCAGGCCCGTGCCCACGATGTCCACGCTGAGATTGGACAGGTTCCGCGGCGAGAGGTAGTTGTCGTTGAGGGTCTGGAAGATGATCCACACCGTGGCGAGGACGACGACGACGGGGAGCGAGCCCAGTTCACCGGCGCTCAACTTGCGCCGGACGACGCCGACCCAGCCCTCCACGGCACGAGCGACGATCCGTCCACCCGGCTCACGGTCCTCGGCGGCGGGTTCGCCCCGAGCGTTGTCCGCCGTGTTGCGCGTCCCTTTCACCACCCCGCCTCCCGGTGGGCCGGCCGGCGCGGCACGTTCTCCGTGGCGCCGGTGATGGAGGAGATGATCTGTTCCTGGGACGCGGTGTTCACGTCGAAGAAGCCGTTGTTCCGGCCGAGCCTCAGCACGGCGGCCCGGTCGGCGAGCGCTTTCACATCGCCCATGTTGTGGCTGATGAGCAGCACGCCCAGGCCGCGGTCACGCAACCGGTCGACGAGATCGAGGACCTCCGTGGTCTGCTCGATGCCCAGGGCCGCGGTCGGTTCGTCCAGGAGGAGCACCCTCGGTTCGCCGAGAAGTGAGCGAGCGATGGCGACGGTCTGCCGCTGGCCGCTGGACAGCGAGACGACGGGGCCGCGCAGTTCGGGGACGTTCCGGGTCAGGCGCTCCAGCAGGTGTCTCGTGCGGCGCTCCATCTCCACCTCGTCGAGGAACCCGAACCTGCGGATCTCCCGTCCCAGGTACAGGTTGGCGACGACGTCGAGGTTCCCGCACAGCGCGAGGTCCTGGTAGACGGTGGCGATGCCGAGGTCCCGGGCGTCGTGGGGCCTCCTGATGTGGACCGCCCGGCCCTGCCACTCGATGACACCCTTCTCCGCGGGGGTGACGCCGGAGATCACCTTGACGAGGGTGGACTTTCCGGCACCGTTGTCTCCCAGGAGAGCGACGACCTGGCCGGCGTGAATCTCCAACTCGATGTCCTTGAGCGCGTCGACGACGCCGAAGCGCTTGCACACACCGTGCAGCGCCAGCAAGGGGGACGTCGGCACGGAGACCATCTCCTTCCCGGGGCGGGGACCTGGGCGGGACCGACTCGTCAGGTCAGCCCGGCCTTGTTGCAGGCGGCCCCGAGTTGGGGGGTGCAGATCTGTTCGATCGTGTACACGCCGTCCTTCACCAGGGTGTCCTTGATGTTGTCGACCGTCACCGCCACGGGCGTGAGCATGACCGCCGGAACCGTGTTCCCGCTGCGGGTCCTCGCCTCGTCCCGGGCAACCCCCTCGAGGCTGTCACCGCGGGCCGCGGCCACGGCCATGGCGGCGCCGGCGGCGGCCTCGGGTCCGAAGGGTTTGTACACGGTCATGTACTGATCGCCGCCGACGATACGTTGCAGGGCTCCCAGTTCGGCGTCCTGCCCGGTGACGGGGGGCAGTGGGGTGACCTTGTTGGCCTTGAGGGCGGCGATGCTGCCGGCGGCGAGGCCGTCGTTGGCCGCGTAGACCCCGTCGATGTTGCCGACGCCGAGGGCGGAGATGGCGCCGGACATGTTCATGTGCGCGGTCTCCGTCCGCCACTGGAGGGTGTCGTACTCCTTGCCGATCTTCACTTTCCCCTCGAGTACGAGCAGCGCGCCCTTCTTGAACAACACCGCGTTGGGGTCGGTGGGATCGCCGTTCATCATGACGATCTGGTCGCCGCCCCCCTCGTCGCCCATGGCCTTCAGCAGCGCCGTGCCCTGGAGCCTGCCGACCTCCTCGCCGTCGAAGGAGACATGGCCGGAGATCGGGCCTTCGGCGAGCCGGTCGTAGGCGATGACGGGGATGTCCGCCTGATCCGCCTTCCGTACCGCGGGGCCGAGCGACCTGGCGTCCACGGCCACGAGCACGATGGCGTCGACCCCCTTGGTGATCATCGAGTCCATCTGCTCCTGCTGGGTCGTCACGTCGCCCTTGGCGTTGGCGTGCTCGATGGTGCAGTCGGCGCACAGCTCCTTGATCTTCTTCTCCAGCAGGGGCCTGTCCTGTGTCTCCCAGCGGGCGGTGGTGGCGTCCGGCAGCAGCAGACCGATCTTCGGCGCCTTCCCTCCTTCGGAGTCGCTTCCGGCGCCGGCCCCGCAGGCCGTGAGGGTGACGGTCGCCGAGAGCGCGGTCATGGCGATGGCTGCCTCCCGTATGCAGGCCTTCATCTGAGAGACCTCCCTTCTCCCTTCTGCGTGTGGACAGGGGGCGCTCTCGGTTGTCCGAGACCGGGCCTCACCGGGCGAGGCGCGCGCGGGGGGACACGCACGCGTGCGTCGCGACGTCGGAAATCGGCATGTGGAGCCGGCGGGAGGCCTGTTTCGGGCGGGGCTGGACACGACGGAACAGGCCGTGGTGGACCGGGCGGCCGCGTCGGCCGGGCAGACGCTCGGCAGCCGAGAGGCGGCCACGATGCCGGCGCCGGAGATGCGCCCGGAACGTACCGCGTGCAAGCGGCAAGACGGCCACGCCGCAAGTGTGGCACCGGGGCCGGTGAACTGCGAACGCGGCGGCTCCTGCCTAGGGCAGCCACGGGAACATGTCCAGCTGATCCACATATGCAATTCTTGTAGATGTCTGCCGCGATATAAACCTTCTGGTATGGGCGGCATGGACGGGAGGACAATTGCGGACATGCCTCATGACGGCCGTACGCGGGCCGGGGTATCCGAGCCACGGGCATCCGAGACCGGCGCCGCAGACAGCGGCTCACCGCCCCCGGTGCCTGTTGCCGCCGCGAACGATCGGCCCCTGACCTACGCCGGAGCAGCGCTGGTGGCGGTCTATGTGCCCGGCGCCGGTGACGACGTGCTGCGATTGGTGGAGACCGCCGGATGCGCCATGTCCGAGTACGGGCTGCCGGAGCGCCTGCCCCTGTCCGGTGGCTCGCCCGCCGCGCAGGCCTTCCGCACCGGCCGCCCCCTGTGGCTGACTCCCGCGGCACTCGCCTCCTACTCCGAGGGCGGACCCACGCCGCCGCGCTCCGAGGCCTCCCTCGCCGTGCTCCCCCTCGGAACGGAGGGCAGGCGACTGGGCTGTCTCGTCGTCGTGGGCACCACCGGCGACGGCTTCGAGGCCGAGCAACGACGCCTCCTGGAGCGGTACGCCGACGCCGTCGCCGGTGTGCTCCAGGCCGGGGCGGGTCGCCCCCCGCCGCCGTCGCTGCTGGATCCCGCCCTGCGGAGTCTGCGCGTCGGCTGCTTCGCCCTGGTGCCGGACACCGGTCTGGTCGAAGCGGACGAGACTCTGCTCGAGCTGATGGGCATCACCCCGGACGACTTCGACGGCAAGGCGGACACTCTCCTCTCGCACGCCCTGCCCGAGGACATGCACGCCCTCATGTCGGTCCTGGAGCCGTCCACCCAGGCGTACGGCTGGCGGGAGCTGGAGTTCCGTGTGCGCCGTCCCACCGGCGAGATGCGCTGGCTGAGCCTCAGCTGCCGGGTGGTGGCGGGCACCGACGACCAGCCGGAGCAGGTGCTGGCCGTCGTGACGGAGACCGCGGTTCTGCGCCGCAGCGCCGACGACGTGTCCCGGATCCAGTGGCTGACCGCCGCGCTCGACGACGCCGCGACAGTCCGTGACGTCGGCCAAGTGGTGATCACCGCCCTGCGCGAGCCTCTGGACGCCGATCGCGTGGCGCTCGCCGAGCTCCAGGACGACCGGCTCGTGATCGCCGCGCTCGACCCGCCGCAACCCGCCGCCTGGCCGGAGACATGGCGTGCCGCATGGCGTTCGGAGTGGCCCGACGCCGCGGTCGGCGCCCTGCCGACCCTTCAGATGGCCCTGCGGGACGGACGCCTCGACCTGTGGCCCGCCGGCGCCTCCTTCGAACCCGGACTCGCGGGCATCGGCACCGGAGGCCTGGCGGTCCTGCCGCTCCCCGCCAAGGGCCGCGTCGCCGGTGTGTGCCTGATCGGCTGGGACCACCCGCACGAGTTCGTTCCCGAGGAAAGGTCCCTGCTGACCGCGACCGCCGCACTGGTCGGCCAGGCACTCAAGCGCGCGCACGCCCACGACGCCGAGCAGGAACTCGCGACGATGCTGCAGCGCAGTCTGCTGCCCCGGCGACTCCCCGAGCTGCCCGGCGGGACGGCCGTCGCCCGCTATCTGCCCGCCAAGCGGGGGCTGCAGGTGGGCGGTGACTGGTACGACGTCATAGCCCTCTCCGAGGACCGGGTGGCGCTGGTCATCGGAGACGTACAAGGACACAGCGCCGGAGCCGCGACCATCATGGGCCAGATGCGTACTGCGGTCAGGGCGTACGCCGTGGAGGGCCACCCTCCGGACGTGGTCGTCTCGCACGCCAACCGTCTCCTCGTCGGCATGGAGACCGATCTCTTCGCCACCTGCTGCTACGTCGAACTCGACATGGAGGAGGGCAACACCCTGTTCGTGCGCGCCGGGCACCTCGCACCGCTGATCCGTCATCCCGACGGCCGTACGGAGGAGGTGCAGGTCGAGGGCGGACTCCCGCTGGGCATCTCCGCGGAGGCGGAGTTCCCCATGACCGCGCTCGCCCTGACTCCCGGCACCGTGCTCGCCCTGGTCACCGACGGCCTGGTAGAGGCCGCCGACCTGCCCCTGGACGAGGGCATGCACCGGACGCGCGCCGCGCTCGCCGCCGCCGATCCGGTGGACCCCGGCCTGATAGCCGACGCACTGCTCGGCGACGCAGGCCGGCGCGAGGACGACGTGGCTCTGCTGCTGATGCGCTACGACGGCATGAAGACCCGGCCGATACGGGCCGGCTGGGCAGTGTGGCGACTGCCCGACGCGGTGATGCATGCCCGCCGTTTCACCGCGCGCACGCTGCGCCGGTGGAAGGTCGACGAAGTGGCCGACACGGCCCTGCTGGTCGTGTCCGAACTGGTCACCAACGCGCTGGTGCACACCCAGGGTC includes these proteins:
- a CDS encoding sugar ABC transporter substrate-binding protein, whose product is MKACIREAAIAMTALSATVTLTACGAGAGSDSEGGKAPKIGLLLPDATTARWETQDRPLLEKKIKELCADCTIEHANAKGDVTTQQEQMDSMITKGVDAIVLVAVDARSLGPAVRKADQADIPVIAYDRLAEGPISGHVSFDGEEVGRLQGTALLKAMGDEGGGDQIVMMNGDPTDPNAVLFKKGALLVLEGKVKIGKEYDTLQWRTETAHMNMSGAISALGVGNIDGVYAANDGLAAGSIAALKANKVTPLPPVTGQDAELGALQRIVGGDQYMTVYKPFGPEAAAGAAMAVAAARGDSLEGVARDEARTRSGNTVPAVMLTPVAVTVDNIKDTLVKDGVYTIEQICTPQLGAACNKAGLT
- a CDS encoding sugar ABC transporter permease is translated as MVARAVEGWVGVVRRKLSAGELGSLPVVVVLATVWIIFQTLNDNYLSPRNLSNLSVDIVGTGLIAVGIVFVLLIGELDLSVGSISGLAAAVFAVLNVNNGVPEWLALVVAVLAGTAAGTVQGFSFAKTRVPAFVVTLAGLLTWNGIMLYILGTSGTVNLDENGLVAKLTSHYFTNDGVAYGVAAVGAGMVFLASYQDRRRRKAVGMPHRSLAEIGVRTGGLAVIAFTAAYLLNRFQGLPLALLVFLVLVAGLDIVLRRTHYGRQVYALGGGVEAARRASLNVTGVQTAVLAVSGTMAAIGGLFLASRITSVSQGSGSGVLLLNAIAAAVIGGTSLFGGRGTTWSAVLGILVIQSIASGMAITDTPAALQFVITGGVLFAAVVIDSLSRRSQEAHGRA
- a CDS encoding ATP-binding cassette domain-containing protein, translated to MVSVPTSPLLALHGVCKRFGVVDALKDIELEIHAGQVVALLGDNGAGKSTLVKVISGVTPAEKGVIEWQGRAVHIRRPHDARDLGIATVYQDLALCGNLDVVANLYLGREIRRFGFLDEVEMERRTRHLLERLTRNVPELRGPVVSLSSGQRQTVAIARSLLGEPRVLLLDEPTAALGIEQTTEVLDLVDRLRDRGLGVLLISHNMGDVKALADRAAVLRLGRNNGFFDVNTASQEQIISSITGATENVPRRPAHREAGW
- a CDS encoding family 43 glycosylhydrolase yields the protein MPYIARLRSRARRWAGHLAGLTAASLIVGLAGPATPAQAADITDGLALWYKLDTAAGSTVADASGHGRDGTVNGTANWSETGQGLAFNGTDTYIKVPNDVMKGMNAITVSMDVLIDSAQTTPYFIYGFGNSSGSSGNGYLFTTGNSFRTSIATGNWSTEQTTKPSDSHSLTRSVWKHVSYTQSGNTGVLYEDGAEVGRNTAVTITPGAIGSGTTTANYIGKSVYSGDKLFTGRIRDFRLYDRALTGSEVEQLALPVDTQGVADDKAALSLGDTSGVTADLALPTTGGAGGSTISWASDNPAVVSTTGTVTRPAAGEPDAHVTLTATLKKGPVTDTKTFEVTVLAAFDDQTAARQAAEALTVHNLDDVRGNLTLPTDGAYGTTVAWTSAKPDVVSADGVVHRPAHGDGATTAELTATVTKGEAKATRTFTANVPELPQKEALNGYMFSYFTGEGTSDGEQLYFALSKGNDPLKWRELNDGKPVLTSALGEKGLRDPFIIRSPEGDKFYQIATDLRIYGNGDWDAAQRTGSKSIMVWESTDLVHWTNQRLVKVSPDSAGNTWAPEAFYDAQLGEYVVFWASKLYDNAAHSGDTYNRMMYATTRDFYTFSEPKVWIDRGYSVIDSTVIQHDGTYYRLSKDERNNTSSTPNSKFIFEEKSDSLLDLSWDAVAEGIGKGAMNAAEGPLVFKSNTEEKWYAFLDEFGGRGYIPFETTDLASGAWTPSAGYDLPAKPRHGTVLPVTQAEYDRLLRAYQPDQLVESVEDVSVKTRIGEAPVLPATVIAEYADGVKRPVAVTWEDVPESDYAQAGTFTVTGSLPDGAAIPVHAEVTVSEEGPDIPADLLLHYGFDETGGNIARDSSGHGYHGTYVRTPDFGTGVEGGSFKMSGGSSTSTTSPYVRIPNGVLRNADSVTVSTYAKWTGGSNFQWLFGLGPDSNKYLFATPSNGGSSLYSAITKASWSAESKLTAGSQLTPGEWRHVTVTLDGSTGAMVLYVDGVEAARTTTTIKPSELYDANRGYSGYIGRSLYSADPYFGGEVDDFRIYDRALSATEVMELSGNTAGIAKATHPALKVDALIDNADSRITLPLTEGTDLTALAPEFTLAHGAAISPASGSVQDFSKPVTYEVTGSDGKKRTWTVSALIMKSPVLPGLNADPNIVRFGDTFYMYPTTDGFPGWSGTQFKAYSSTDLVHWQDHGVILDLGPDVSWADSRAWAPTIAEKDGKYYFYFCADANIGVAVSDSPTGPFKDALGQPLLKAGQFSGQMIDPAVFTDDDGQSYLYWGNGHAYVVPLNDDMTSLDTSKVKDITPSGYNEGSFVVKRKGTYYFMWSENDTRDENYRVAYATGPSPTGPWTKRGVILEKDLSLGIKGPGHHSVVQVPNTDDWYIAYHRFAIPGGDGTHRETTVDKLEFDADGLIEKVVPTLTSIDPVTIAHAGPDVSGTEGDAITLAGTVSGAGGPKWTVEDGAPCTVADPGAARTTVTCTDDGTFTVALTGGRSRDTATVTVANAAPAITSATGPKSPVPAGGRAVVTAAFTDAGSGDTHTCTVDWKDGTTPTAGTVTASGCGAEHAYTSAGIRRPVITVADDEGATDSTTLPELIVYDRAAGPAAGVGTFASPAGAYPAKPDVTGWAVFAFSAQYGKGATVPTGGAAFDFGPAGLHFLSTGSDWLVVTGSQAVHQGSGTLNGRAGYGFRITAGDDPDTFRIRIWQKSTGDVVYDNLTGAKTTGLITVGVHRT
- a CDS encoding SpoIIE family protein phosphatase; its protein translation is MPHDGRTRAGVSEPRASETGAADSGSPPPVPVAAANDRPLTYAGAALVAVYVPGAGDDVLRLVETAGCAMSEYGLPERLPLSGGSPAAQAFRTGRPLWLTPAALASYSEGGPTPPRSEASLAVLPLGTEGRRLGCLVVVGTTGDGFEAEQRRLLERYADAVAGVLQAGAGRPPPPSLLDPALRSLRVGCFALVPDTGLVEADETLLELMGITPDDFDGKADTLLSHALPEDMHALMSVLEPSTQAYGWRELEFRVRRPTGEMRWLSLSCRVVAGTDDQPEQVLAVVTETAVLRRSADDVSRIQWLTAALDDAATVRDVGQVVITALREPLDADRVALAELQDDRLVIAALDPPQPAAWPETWRAAWRSEWPDAAVGALPTLQMALRDGRLDLWPAGASFEPGLAGIGTGGLAVLPLPAKGRVAGVCLIGWDHPHEFVPEERSLLTATAALVGQALKRAHAHDAEQELATMLQRSLLPRRLPELPGGTAVARYLPAKRGLQVGGDWYDVIALSEDRVALVIGDVQGHSAGAATIMGQMRTAVRAYAVEGHPPDVVVSHANRLLVGMETDLFATCCYVELDMEEGNTLFVRAGHLAPLIRHPDGRTEEVQVEGGLPLGISAEAEFPMTALALTPGTVLALVTDGLVEAADLPLDEGMHRTRAALAAADPVDPGLIADALLGDAGRREDDVALLLMRYDGMKTRPIRAGWAVWRLPDAVMHARRFTARTLRRWKVDEVADTALLVVSELVTNALVHTQGPVSVDLMLRGDRIRVCVSDASPRAPAKPVITDWEATGGRGLLLVEAMSESFGSVPVAGGKQVWSEIAVPRDVPAPADAGLLP